One segment of Erigeron canadensis isolate Cc75 chromosome 2, C_canadensis_v1, whole genome shotgun sequence DNA contains the following:
- the LOC122586406 gene encoding serine carboxypeptidase-like 12 isoform X1: MYRLFIVIITIFFYININIRNIAVSSTSSGKIDYLPGFHGPLPFHLETGYVGVDVNEDVQLFYYFIQSESNPKEDPLMLWITGGPGCSSISGLFYEIGTMQFEAVEYNGSLPNLILTPYSWTKAASIIFLDIPVGTGFSYARTTLASSSTDIQFSDQAYEFMIKWFQTHPEFVSNPFYVGGDSYSGIAVPIITQLISNGNEAHTKPYINLKGYVLGNPVTFPEEDNYQICFANGMGLISDELYKLLSRSCHGEYRLDYISPNNNGCLQHLELCQECIDGIETAHVLEPYCGSFRWPIELATQKQLNEERPLSSFYCRVDGYKLVYYWVNDVNVREALHIRKGTVKEWIRCSSELNLTTTVDDVRPYHLNLSKKGYRSLIYSGDHDMVVPHQSTEAWVKDLNHPVIDQWRSWKVHGQIAGYTESYSNMMTFATVKGGGHTAPEYKPNECFDMFKRWISHEPL; encoded by the exons ATGTATCGTCTTTTCATCGTAATAATAACCATCTTCttctatattaatattaatattcgTAATATTGCTGTAAGCTCAACCTCATCCGGTAAAATAGATTATCTTCCTGGTTTCCATGGACCACTCCCCTTTCATCTAGAAACTGG TTATGTTGGGGTGGATGTGAATGAAGATGTACAGCTATTTTACTACTTCATTCAATCTGAGTCAAATCCAAAGGAGGATCCTCTCATGCTTTGGATTACCGGAGGTCCCGGTTGCTCCTCTATTTCGGGATTGTTCTACGAGATTG GTACTATGCAATTTGAGGCTGTGGAGTACAATGGAAGTTTGCCAAACTTGATTTTGACACCCTACTCGTGGACAAAG GCGGCAAGCATAATCTTCCTAGATATTCCTGTTGGTACCGGTTTTTCCTATGCAAGAACGACACTTGCTTCTAGTTCTACAGATATCCAGTTTAGTGATCAAGCATATGAATTTATGATAAAg TGGTTTCAAACGCACCCGGAGTTCGTTTCCAACCCATTCTATGTTGGAGGAGACTCGTATTCTGGAATTGCAGTACCTATAATAACACAACTAATATCAAATG GAAATGAAGCTCACACCAAACCATATATTAATCTAAAG GGATATGTGCTTGGAAACCCTGTGACATTTCCAGAAGAAGATAATTACCAAATTTGTTTCGCAAATGGAATGGGGCTTATTTCTGATGAACTCTATAAG TTGTTGTCACGAAGTTGTCATGGAGAGTATCGGTTGGATTATATAAGCCCTAACAACAATGGATGTTTACAACATCTTGAGTTGTGCCAAGAG TGCATAGATGGGATCGAAACTGCCCATGTTTTGGAACCTTATTGTGGTTCTTTTCGATGGCCAATAGAACTAGCAACTCAAAAGCAATTGAACGAGGAACGTCCACTTTCGTCATTTTATTGTCGA GTTGATGGATATAAGCTGGTTTATTACTGGGTTAATGATGTCAATGTTAGAGAAGCACTGCATATCCGTAAG GGAACTGTCAAAGAATGGATAAGATGCAGCTCGGAACTAAACCTTACCACAACAGTAGATGATGTTAGACCATATCATCTAAACCTCAGCAAAAAAGGCTATCGTTCTCTTATATACAG TGGTGACCATGATATGGTTGTTCCTCACCAGTCAACTGAAGCATGGGTAAAAGATCTAAACCACCCTGTCATCGATCAATGGCGATCATGGAAGGTTCATGGTCAAATTGCTGG GTACACTGAGAGTTATTCGAATATGATGACATTTGCCACCGTGAAG GGTGGTGGGCACACGGCCCCTGAGTACAAGCCAAATGAATGTTTTGACATGTTCAAGAGGTGGATCTCACATGAACCGTTGTGA
- the LOC122586406 gene encoding serine carboxypeptidase-like 12 isoform X2: protein MYRLFIVIITIFFYININIRNIAVSSTSSGKIDYLPGFHGPLPFHLETGYVGVDVNEDVQLFYYFIQSESNPKEDPLMLWITGGPGCSSISGLFYEIGTMQFEAVEYNGSLPNLILTPYSWTKAASIIFLDIPVGTGFSYARTTLASSSTDIQFSDQAYEFMIKWFQTHPEFVSNPFYVGGDSYSGIAVPIITQLISNGNEAHTKPYINLKGYVLGNPVTFPEEDNYQICFANGMGLISDELYKCIDGIETAHVLEPYCGSFRWPIELATQKQLNEERPLSSFYCRVDGYKLVYYWVNDVNVREALHIRKGTVKEWIRCSSELNLTTTVDDVRPYHLNLSKKGYRSLIYSGDHDMVVPHQSTEAWVKDLNHPVIDQWRSWKVHGQIAGYTESYSNMMTFATVKGGGHTAPEYKPNECFDMFKRWISHEPL, encoded by the exons ATGTATCGTCTTTTCATCGTAATAATAACCATCTTCttctatattaatattaatattcgTAATATTGCTGTAAGCTCAACCTCATCCGGTAAAATAGATTATCTTCCTGGTTTCCATGGACCACTCCCCTTTCATCTAGAAACTGG TTATGTTGGGGTGGATGTGAATGAAGATGTACAGCTATTTTACTACTTCATTCAATCTGAGTCAAATCCAAAGGAGGATCCTCTCATGCTTTGGATTACCGGAGGTCCCGGTTGCTCCTCTATTTCGGGATTGTTCTACGAGATTG GTACTATGCAATTTGAGGCTGTGGAGTACAATGGAAGTTTGCCAAACTTGATTTTGACACCCTACTCGTGGACAAAG GCGGCAAGCATAATCTTCCTAGATATTCCTGTTGGTACCGGTTTTTCCTATGCAAGAACGACACTTGCTTCTAGTTCTACAGATATCCAGTTTAGTGATCAAGCATATGAATTTATGATAAAg TGGTTTCAAACGCACCCGGAGTTCGTTTCCAACCCATTCTATGTTGGAGGAGACTCGTATTCTGGAATTGCAGTACCTATAATAACACAACTAATATCAAATG GAAATGAAGCTCACACCAAACCATATATTAATCTAAAG GGATATGTGCTTGGAAACCCTGTGACATTTCCAGAAGAAGATAATTACCAAATTTGTTTCGCAAATGGAATGGGGCTTATTTCTGATGAACTCTATAAG TGCATAGATGGGATCGAAACTGCCCATGTTTTGGAACCTTATTGTGGTTCTTTTCGATGGCCAATAGAACTAGCAACTCAAAAGCAATTGAACGAGGAACGTCCACTTTCGTCATTTTATTGTCGA GTTGATGGATATAAGCTGGTTTATTACTGGGTTAATGATGTCAATGTTAGAGAAGCACTGCATATCCGTAAG GGAACTGTCAAAGAATGGATAAGATGCAGCTCGGAACTAAACCTTACCACAACAGTAGATGATGTTAGACCATATCATCTAAACCTCAGCAAAAAAGGCTATCGTTCTCTTATATACAG TGGTGACCATGATATGGTTGTTCCTCACCAGTCAACTGAAGCATGGGTAAAAGATCTAAACCACCCTGTCATCGATCAATGGCGATCATGGAAGGTTCATGGTCAAATTGCTGG GTACACTGAGAGTTATTCGAATATGATGACATTTGCCACCGTGAAG GGTGGTGGGCACACGGCCCCTGAGTACAAGCCAAATGAATGTTTTGACATGTTCAAGAGGTGGATCTCACATGAACCGTTGTGA